The DNA sequence TTCCCGGCTGTATTTTTGATAATTATGGCGGCCGGTCAATTGGATAAAACCTCGCCCCTTAAACCGCTCACCGTCGCCTTGGCCCTGATTGCCCAGATCCCGGCGGAAATCATAGAGATCATAGGGGTGACCCGCAGGAGAGGTATTGTACTTTGATTTATATTCACTGATAGGTTCAAACCCCGCAGTCTCCGCCCGGATGGTGGAAAGGGCCATCAACACCATCTTTTTATCTTCTAAACCGGCATCCTTCAGGGCTTTCAACACATAAGGCAGATACCGTTTAATATTATTAATGGGTGCGTCGGGAAACATCTCCGCCACCAGGTCGACGGTCACGTCCGGCGCCAGACCTAAAGCCTTGGCGGGCTGAATCGGAGGCGCCTGTAAACTCAGGGCCGCCATGGTCTGCGGCCCGGCAATGCCATCGGCATCCAACTCCCGGCTCTCTTGAAAGGCAAGCACGGCTCTTTCGGTTTTTTCTCCAAAAACTCCGTCCAAGGGTCCGGGATCAAAACCTAAAGCGGCCAACTGTTTCTGCAGCGCCTCGACATGCGGGCCGCTGGCGCCGACCTGCAGCAACAGCGTCTCACCCGCGGCTTCCTCCGTTTCTGCCAGCTCCAGGGCAGCCAAGGTCTTGGGGCCGACGATGCCATCGGCCAGAAGATCTTCGCTCTTTTGAAAAGCGACGACGGCCGCCTCAGTACCGGAATCAAAGACGCCATCCAGGCGCCCGGGATCAAACCGCAAATCCTTCAGCCGCTTCTGGAGCTCTAAAACTTCGGATCCCTTGGCCCCCAGCTGCAGCGCTTGGGCGACGCGCACCTCGGACAACCCGGGGCGTTCCGGGGCCTCTCCGGGAACCGGCGGGGCTTCGGGTTCGCCACTCCAATTATCAATCGCCGCCGCTAAATTCCCCGACCAGGTTTCATCGCCGCCAGACGGATATTGACCGGCGTGGAGGACGCCGACCTGTAGGCCCTGCAATTGCAGGTGTGGTTTCTCCCAACTCAAGGGCTCAAGACCCACCTCCCGACCTAACTCATGTAGTCGATCCCACCACTTGCCTTTAGCGCCGGAATCGTCCCAACTCCAGGCGTTGTGCTCAAAGAGGACAAAATCCGCAGCCACGCCGTATTGGTGATTTGACAGCCAGGGTCTGGCCTTGGTCACGATACGCCCCGGAGTTGTACGCCCTTGGGCATAGAGACGGCGCTGCCTCTGAGGGCTGCGAAATCCCTCAAACACGAGGAAAGGAAGTCCCTCGGCAGCCAATTTCTCCAGTAAGGCCTTGACCTTTTCCCGAAAAAGCGGATGGAGATGCTCTAACGCATTGTCTCGCTCCTGTGCCATGTGACATCCTCCTTCTTGGTTGCCTGCAATTGTGAAACCATAGTACGGGGGAAATAATTAAAAATAATTATAGGATAATTTATATCTGATATAAAGAAATTTTATAATCATTTTTAAGAAAATTGTAACACTTCAGTTGTGTGGGACGAATACAAGATTTGCGGCTACGGATGGGCCTGTCGGTGGTGTAGTACTGCAGGGTGGGCGCTGTGCACCGCTCCTTGATCAAATTTCTCAGAATCTGGTGGAAGATAAGGAACCGCAAGCGAATTCATTTGCCACATGGCCCTCAGAAGTGCCATAATAGGAAAACAACGGTTTGAGTTTTGGCGCAATTTTGCTGAAAATGACGGCAAGTTAAGATCGAATCTGGCTGAACAAACCTAAAGCTAGCGTATTACCTTTAAAATAACCGGCCGGCCGAGATAGAAAACATGGCAATTGAAGAGAAAACGACACCTTTTATAATAAAGGAAGCCTCGGATAACGATCTGGATATGGAAAGCCTGGGGCGGGATTTGAATGAAAACCTCTTTTACTACTTGGGTAAATCACCCCTTGTCGCCACCCTCCAGGATATTTACCACGCTTTTGCCCTGACGGTGCGCAAACGCCTGCTGCAGCGATGGATCAATACCAGCATGGCTTATGTCAAACAGAAGGTAAAGGTGGTCTGCTACTTTTCGGCTGAATACCTGCCGGGACCGCACTTGGGAAACAATCTGTTAAACCTGGGCATCTTTCCGACCATCAGCCAGGCCTTTGCTCGGGTCGGTGCCAATCTAGATTACTTCTTGGATCAGGAAGAAGAACCTGGCCTGGGCAATGGCGGACTGGGCAGGTTGGCGGCCTGTTACCTGGATTCCCTGGCAACGCTGGAGATTCCCGCTATCGGATATGGGCTGCGCTACGAGTTTGGCATCTTCGACCAGGAAATCCGGGACGGCTGGCAGGCAGAAATCACCGATAAATGGCTCCAGTGGGATAACCCCTGGGAAATCCACCACCCTGAAATCGCCTACGAAGTTAAATTGGGAGGCTGTTGCCAGACCCACCCCGATCGCGATGGCCGCCTCGTAGTCCACTGGCACCCCGAACGGGTAGTAAAAGGAGTGGCCTACGATACACCGATTTTGGGATACAACGTCAATACCTGCAACGTCTTGCGGCTGTGGAAGGCCGAGGCGATTGAGTCGTTTGACTTTCAAGCCTTCAATAAAGGGGATTACTATGACGCCGTGGATGAGAAACTGGTGTCCGAAAACCTCACCAAGGTTCTCTATCCCAATGACGAACCTTTTGAAGGCAAGAAGCTCCGTCTGGAACAGCAATATTTTCTCTGTTCCTGCGCCCTCCAGGATATGATCCGCCTCCACCTGCACTTCGCCCCAAATCTCGGCGATTTCCACGAAAGCTGGGCGGTGCAATTAAATGATACCCACCCAGCGATATCGGTGGTGGAACTGATGCGCCTGTTGGTAGACGAACGGCAGATCCCTTGGGATCAGGCCTGGGACACAACTAGAAAGGTCTTCAGTTATACCAATCACACTCTACTGCCGGAAGCCCTGGAAAAATGGCCTCTGCCTCTCTTTGCTCAGGTGCTGCCCCGTCATCTGGAAATTATCTTTGAGATCAATCGGCGTTTCCTGGACAGCGTTCGCCTGAGATATCCCGGCGATAACAGCAAAGCAGCCAGACTCTCTCTCATCGATGAAAGCGGCGATAGATACGTCCGCATGGCCCATCTGGCCTGTGTCGGCAGTCATGCCATCAACGGGGTGTCGGCGCTGCATACCGAGTTGCTCAAGAGCTCCACACTGCAAGATTTTTTCGAGCTCTGGCCTGAGAAATTTTACAACATTACCAATGGGGTAACGCCGCGGCGTTTCCTGGCCTTGAGCAACCCGCGTCTAACTGCCCTGATAAATTCAAAAATCGGTAGCGATTGGATCAAAGACCTTTACAAACTTAGACAATTAGAAGAATTTGCTGAGGATCCCGATTTTCAGCAATCCTGGCGAGAGGTCAAGTTGGCCAACAAACGCCAACTGGCGAACGCCATCAAGGCGCGCACCGGCATCAGCGTTGATCCACAATCCATGTTTGATATCCAGGTGAAACGCCTCCACGAATACAAGCGCCAGCATCTCAATGTCTTGCACATCATCACCCTCTACCTGCGGCTGAAGAAAGACCCAACCCTGGAGATTACTCCACGCACCATTATTTTCGGGGGCAAGGCGGCGCCGGGTTACTTCATGGCCAGACTCATCATCAAACTGATCAGCTCGGTAGCCGAGGTCGTTAACCGCGACCCAGACGTCAACGACCGTCTCAAAGTGGTATTTTTCCCAAACTTCAACGTCAAAAATGCTCAAAAAATTTATCCGGCGGCTGATCTTTCGCAGCAGATTTCCACCGCCGGCAAAGAGGCTTCCGGCACCGGCAACATGAAATTCGCCTTAAACGGCGCCCTGACCATCGGCACCTTGGATGGCGCCAATGTCGAAATACGTGAAGAAGTGGGACCGGAGAATTTCTTCCTCTTCGGCCACACCGTGGAGGAGGTCCAGTATATCAAGGCCCAGGGCTATAACCCATATCTCTACTATCAATCCAATGAACATCTTAGGGAGGTTATCGATCTGTTGCGCTCCGGGTTCTTTGCACACGGCGATCGTGATCTCTTCAGACCCCTGGTGGAATCACTGCTCTACCAGGATGATTATCTGCTCATGGCCGATTACCAATCCTATATTGAGCGGCAGGATGAAGCAGGAATGACCTTTCTGGACAAAAAACGCTGGACCCGGATGAGCATCCTCAATACGGCACGCATGGGAAAATTCTCCTCCGATCGGGCTATCCAGGAATATTGCCAACATATCTGGCAAGTTAAGCCAACCTTCATCGAACTGCAGGACATTACCTTAGAGCAGGTGAGGTTGAACATCTGATTAAACCAGAGGAACCTAACGGCTGAGTGACCCAGACCTTCCAGGGAAACCTTCGCCTGAATAATCAGGTTGCGCCACTAGATGCCATTCCGCCAGGTTGTGAGACTCCAGGGAGTATTACCACGATGGTTGATATAAAAGATTTTGAGGTTGAGACTTTGGGGGAGTGTCGCGTTGACACCCCTATCGAAAGCGCCCGTTTTGTAGAAGATGACGATCATGTCATGTTCCATTACTGCCTTAAAGACCTGCAGGCTTATTTTGAGGCTGGTCAGACGCCGCCTTATTTTGAAATGGCGGGGCCGCGCCGTAATATTTATTTCGACCCTTCCAAACTTAAATGCGGCATTGTCACCTGCGGAGGGCTCTGTCCGGGGATTAATGATGTTATCCAGGCAATGGTGATGGAACTCTATTACCACTACGGGGTTCGCTCAATTTTCGGTTTCCGTTATGGATTTGAAGGTCTGGCGCCCAAATATAAACATTCACCCCTGGAGCTCAACCCGGATGTGGTCACCGATATTTACCTGCAGGGTGGCACCATCCTCGGTTCCTCTCGAGGCGAACAAAACGTCCCCGAAATGGTGGATACCCTGGAACGGATGAATTTAGGTCTGCTGTTCGCCATCGGCGGTGACGGCACCCTAAGAGGCGCCCAGGCCATCTCGCAGGAAATTAAGCGGCGGAATCTCAAGATCGGCGTCATCGGCATACCCAAAACCATCGACAATGATATTTCCTATGTCCAAAACTCCTTCGGTTTTATTACCGCGATTTCCGAGGCCCGGACAGCCATCTATACCGCCCACATCGAAGCCTTGGGAGCCCGCAACGGCATCGGCCTGGTGAAACTCATGGGCCGTGAGTCAGGCTTTATCGCCGCCTACGCCACCCTGGCCAACGCCGATGTCAATCTCTGCCTGGTGCCGGAGTCGCCCTTCTCGCTCGAAGGTCTGATGGCCGAGATCCAAAACCGGTTAGAAAGACGCAGCCATGCGGTCATCGTCGTCGCCGAAGGCGCCGGCCAGGAATTCTTCCAGGCTACCAGCGAAACCGACGCCTCCGGTAATGTCCGCTTGGGCGATATCGGCGTCTTTCTCAAAGAGAAGATCAATCAGCACTTTAAAAAAATCGGGGTGGATATCACCCTTAAATATATCGACCCGAGCTATACCATCCGGAGCGTGCGAGCCAATCCCTACGATTCCTACTTCTGTTTGACTCTCGGACATCAGGCAGCCCACGCCGGCATGGCCGGCCGCACAAATATGTTGGTGGGTTACTGGAACGGCCAGTTCACTCATATGCCGATATCTCTGGCTGTCTCCGCCCGCAAACGCATCGACCCCAAAGGTCGATTGTGGAATGAGGTGCTGGCCAGTACCGGTCAGCCCCGCACCATGTAACCGGACAGTCTACCCCCCCGGCCTCTAACCGGTAAAAAACTTGACTTTTCGCTAGATAGAGATACTTTTATATTTTAAAATTTTTCCTGGAGTCTTTTCATGGCTGATGACTTTAAAGCCACCCTTAATCTGCCGAAAACCGCATTCCCCATGAAGGCCAATCTGGCCCGGCGCGAGCCGGAGATTCTTGAGCGCTGGGCCGATCTGAATCTGTATAGCAGGCTGCGCGCCCAAGGGCAGGAACGGCCACGCTATATTTTGCATGACGGACCGCCCTATGCCAACGGCAACATCCATCTCGGACACGCACTCAACAAAATCTTAAAGGATATTATCATCAAATCCAAACAGATGAGCGGGTTTGAGTGCCCCTATACCCCCGGTTGGGACTGCCATGGGTTGCCCATCGAACATCAGGTGGATAAAGAGTTGAAGAAGAAACGGCTGCACCTGTCCCAATTGGAGGTTCGCCAAAAGTGCCGGGAGTATGCCCTCAAATACATCGACATCCAACGCCGGGACTTTATGCGTTTAGGGGTATTGGGGGACTGGTTCAACCCGTACCTGACCATGGCCAATGACTACGCCGCCCAGATCATCGCCGAATATGGCGCAATCGCTCTGGCCGGAGGAGTTTACCGCAGTAAAAAACCGGTGCATTGGTGCGCTTCCTGTCATACGGCCCTGGCCGAAGCGGAGGTGGAGTACGAAGACCATCGTACCATTTCGATCTTTGTCAAATTCCCCCTCCTAGACGATTTGAGCGGCGACTACCCGGTCCTGACCAACTACCCAGTCTTCCTGATTATCTGGACCACCACTCCCTGGACTCTTCCCGCCAACCTGGCTATTGCAGTCAATCCCCAGTTTGATTATGCCGCCGTGCAGGTAGGAGAGGAAATCTACATCCTGGCCCGAGACCTCGCGGCGGGAGTATTGGGCACCTTGGGTCTCAAGGGGAAAGAGGTCGCCATCATTTCCGCCCAAAAGCTGGAAGGTCGTCGCTGCCGCCATCCCTGGATTGACCGACAGTCGCAGGTGATCCTGGCAGACTATGTCACGCTGGAGGCCGGCTCCGGTCTGGTCCATATCGCCCCTGGGCACGGTCAGGAAGACTATGAAAGCGGCCGCCGTTACCATCTGGAGGCGTATTCACCGGTAGACGATGATGGCCGGTTCCTGCCGGAAGTTCCCGAATTCGCCGGTCTCAGGGTTTGGGACGCCAATCCCGGCATCATCGAGCTGCTGCAACAGCGGGGGGCGCTCTTGGGGGCCAGCGAGTTCAGCCACAGCTACCCCCATTGCTGGCGCTGCAAGCAGCCTATCATCTTCCGGGCCACCGAACAGTGGTTTATCTCTATGGGGGCGAACAACCTCAGGACCAGAGCTTTAGAGGCTATCAATCAGGTCGAGTGGATTCCGCGCTGGGGCCGGGAGCGGATTTATGGCATGGTGGAAAACCGCCCCGACTGGTGTATCTCCCGCCAACGGGCCTGGGGTGTACCCATCGTCGCCTTTCACTGTCAGAAATGTGGAGAAGTAGTGCTCTCCCAGGCAATCATCGACCGCATCACCGAACTGGTGCGGGCCGAGGGCGCTGATGTCTGGTTCAGGCTCGAAGCCGCCGAACTTTTACCGCCGGGGACGGCCTGCCCGCGGTGCGGCGGCACCGAATTGAGGAAAGAGCGCGATATCCTCGATGTCTGGTTCGACTCCGGGGTCAGCTATGCGTGTGTCCTTGAGGCACGTCCAGGGCTGCGCTTCCCCGCCGACCTCTATCTTGAAGGTTCTGATCAACACCGGGGCTGGTTTCACAGCTCCCTGCTCACCGCCGTCGCTACCCGGGGACAAGCCCCCTACCGCCGCGTCCTGACCCATGGCTTCGCAGTGGACGGGGAAGGCAAAAAGATGTCCAAGTCGCTAGGGAATATTATTGCCCCGCAAGACGTTATCCAGGAATACGGCGCCGAAATTCTCAGGCTGTGGGTCTCTGCCGAGGATTACCGGGATGAGGTGCGGCTGTCGGACCAGATTCTGAAGCAATTAACTGAAGCCTACCGCCGCCTGCGCAACACAGCGCGCTTTCTCTTGGGCAACCTCTTCGATTTCGACCCGCCGCGGCATTATGTGTCGCCCCAGCAGCGGGAGGAGCTGGACCGCCTAACCTTGTGCTGGCTGGCTAAATTGATCCAACGGGTACGCGAGGCTTACGACCGCTTTGAATTTCACGTGGTCTATCACAGCCTGCATCAATTCTGCGCCGTAGAGCTGTCAACCTTATACCTGGATATCCTAAAAGACCGGCTGTATATCTCCCGGCCGGATTCCAGCGAACGCCGCAGCGCTCAAAGTACTTTGTATGACCTGCTGCTCAGCCTAACTACGTTAATGGCTCCGGTGCTTTCTTTCACGGCTGAAGAAATCTGGGGATATCTGCCCAAGGCCCCAAGGCCGGAAAGCGTTTTACTCTCTGATTTTCCAGAACCCCCGGCCGGCTTCCCTGACGCCGCCCTGGTGGAAAAGTGGGAACTGCTGCTAAAAATCAGGAGCGACGTCAATCGCGCCCTCGAGCAATCCCGGCGCGACAGACTCATCGGCAATTCCCTCGAAGCCCAGGTATATATCTACGCTACCCCGGATCTTTTCGAGCGGCTGCGAACGCAACAGCCGGAATTGCTCACCCTGACCATGGTCTCCCATCTGGAAGTTAAACCCGGACCGGGAGTTGGCCTGGAGAGCCAGGAACTCCCCGGCTTGACCATCTTCGTGGAACGGGCCCGGGGAGATAAATGCCAACGCTGCTGGTTCTACTCGCCCACTGTAGGTGAAGATGCCCGCTGCCCTGAGCTCTGTTCCCGCTGCCGCCGGATTCTCGCCCTCTCAGAGACCGGAGGAGATTAGATCAAATGTGCTAAGCATCCGGTTTTCCAAACTTAGGTTTGTAAACCAGAAATCTCGGTGGGTAATGCCAAGTCTACGTTCTCCTGGTCACTGCCCACTAATCACTGACTACTGAAAACCTGACACTCACATTGGAAACTGACCCCTGAAAGCAATATCTTCTAAATACTTCACTCTGGGACTTGTGCTCTTCCTGGGGATCATCCTGGACCAACTCACCAAGCAGTGGATTGTTCAAACGATGCCCAAGTATGACGTCATCCCAGTTATCCCAGGTTTCTTTAACTTGGTGCATGTCTATAACCGCGGCGCCGCCTTCGGGCTGCTGGCCACCTGGTCCCTTGGATTGGTCAGCTACTTTTTTGTCATTGCTACGCTTGTCGTATTGGCTGTAGTGGGATATTTATTCTGGCGCACGCCGTTGCAACACCGGCTTTTTTTGTGGGGCTACAGTCTGCTCATCAGTGGGGCGGTTGGCAACCTCATGGATCGGATCCGATTGGGAGAGGTGATTGATTTCTTGGATTTCTATGTTGGACGTTATCATTGGCCAGCTTTCAACGTTGCCGACAGCCTCATCTGCCTGGGCGCCGGCCTTATCTTTCTGGGCATCTGCCGGTCTGAAGGAGAAATAAATGTTTCCCATCCTGTATAGTTTCGGTCCGGTGCGCATCTTTACCTACGGTTTCTTCCTGGCCCTGGCCTTCAT is a window from the Desulfobacca acetoxidans DSM 11109 genome containing:
- a CDS encoding peptidoglycan-binding protein, with translation MAQERDNALEHLHPLFREKVKALLEKLAAEGLPFLVFEGFRSPQRQRRLYAQGRTTPGRIVTKARPWLSNHQYGVAADFVLFEHNAWSWDDSGAKGKWWDRLHELGREVGLEPLSWEKPHLQLQGLQVGVLHAGQYPSGGDETWSGNLAAAIDNWSGEPEAPPVPGEAPERPGLSEVRVAQALQLGAKGSEVLELQKRLKDLRFDPGRLDGVFDSGTEAAVVAFQKSEDLLADGIVGPKTLAALELAETEEAAGETLLLQVGASGPHVEALQKQLAALGFDPGPLDGVFGEKTERAVLAFQESRELDADGIAGPQTMAALSLQAPPIQPAKALGLAPDVTVDLVAEMFPDAPINNIKRYLPYVLKALKDAGLEDKKMVLMALSTIRAETAGFEPISEYKSKYNTSPAGHPYDLYDFRRDLGNQGQGDGERFKGRGFIQLTGRHNYQKYSRELNLGDELVNHPDKANDPEIAARILALFLKDKERPIKEALLDGSLATARRLVNGGRHGLQAFTEAFEIGESLLA
- a CDS encoding glycogen/starch/alpha-glucan phosphorylase, with translation MAIEEKTTPFIIKEASDNDLDMESLGRDLNENLFYYLGKSPLVATLQDIYHAFALTVRKRLLQRWINTSMAYVKQKVKVVCYFSAEYLPGPHLGNNLLNLGIFPTISQAFARVGANLDYFLDQEEEPGLGNGGLGRLAACYLDSLATLEIPAIGYGLRYEFGIFDQEIRDGWQAEITDKWLQWDNPWEIHHPEIAYEVKLGGCCQTHPDRDGRLVVHWHPERVVKGVAYDTPILGYNVNTCNVLRLWKAEAIESFDFQAFNKGDYYDAVDEKLVSENLTKVLYPNDEPFEGKKLRLEQQYFLCSCALQDMIRLHLHFAPNLGDFHESWAVQLNDTHPAISVVELMRLLVDERQIPWDQAWDTTRKVFSYTNHTLLPEALEKWPLPLFAQVLPRHLEIIFEINRRFLDSVRLRYPGDNSKAARLSLIDESGDRYVRMAHLACVGSHAINGVSALHTELLKSSTLQDFFELWPEKFYNITNGVTPRRFLALSNPRLTALINSKIGSDWIKDLYKLRQLEEFAEDPDFQQSWREVKLANKRQLANAIKARTGISVDPQSMFDIQVKRLHEYKRQHLNVLHIITLYLRLKKDPTLEITPRTIIFGGKAAPGYFMARLIIKLISSVAEVVNRDPDVNDRLKVVFFPNFNVKNAQKIYPAADLSQQISTAGKEASGTGNMKFALNGALTIGTLDGANVEIREEVGPENFFLFGHTVEEVQYIKAQGYNPYLYYQSNEHLREVIDLLRSGFFAHGDRDLFRPLVESLLYQDDYLLMADYQSYIERQDEAGMTFLDKKRWTRMSILNTARMGKFSSDRAIQEYCQHIWQVKPTFIELQDITLEQVRLNI
- a CDS encoding ATP-dependent 6-phosphofructokinase, with amino-acid sequence MVDIKDFEVETLGECRVDTPIESARFVEDDDHVMFHYCLKDLQAYFEAGQTPPYFEMAGPRRNIYFDPSKLKCGIVTCGGLCPGINDVIQAMVMELYYHYGVRSIFGFRYGFEGLAPKYKHSPLELNPDVVTDIYLQGGTILGSSRGEQNVPEMVDTLERMNLGLLFAIGGDGTLRGAQAISQEIKRRNLKIGVIGIPKTIDNDISYVQNSFGFITAISEARTAIYTAHIEALGARNGIGLVKLMGRESGFIAAYATLANADVNLCLVPESPFSLEGLMAEIQNRLERRSHAVIVVAEGAGQEFFQATSETDASGNVRLGDIGVFLKEKINQHFKKIGVDITLKYIDPSYTIRSVRANPYDSYFCLTLGHQAAHAGMAGRTNMLVGYWNGQFTHMPISLAVSARKRIDPKGRLWNEVLASTGQPRTM
- the ileS gene encoding isoleucine--tRNA ligase; the encoded protein is MADDFKATLNLPKTAFPMKANLARREPEILERWADLNLYSRLRAQGQERPRYILHDGPPYANGNIHLGHALNKILKDIIIKSKQMSGFECPYTPGWDCHGLPIEHQVDKELKKKRLHLSQLEVRQKCREYALKYIDIQRRDFMRLGVLGDWFNPYLTMANDYAAQIIAEYGAIALAGGVYRSKKPVHWCASCHTALAEAEVEYEDHRTISIFVKFPLLDDLSGDYPVLTNYPVFLIIWTTTPWTLPANLAIAVNPQFDYAAVQVGEEIYILARDLAAGVLGTLGLKGKEVAIISAQKLEGRRCRHPWIDRQSQVILADYVTLEAGSGLVHIAPGHGQEDYESGRRYHLEAYSPVDDDGRFLPEVPEFAGLRVWDANPGIIELLQQRGALLGASEFSHSYPHCWRCKQPIIFRATEQWFISMGANNLRTRALEAINQVEWIPRWGRERIYGMVENRPDWCISRQRAWGVPIVAFHCQKCGEVVLSQAIIDRITELVRAEGADVWFRLEAAELLPPGTACPRCGGTELRKERDILDVWFDSGVSYACVLEARPGLRFPADLYLEGSDQHRGWFHSSLLTAVATRGQAPYRRVLTHGFAVDGEGKKMSKSLGNIIAPQDVIQEYGAEILRLWVSAEDYRDEVRLSDQILKQLTEAYRRLRNTARFLLGNLFDFDPPRHYVSPQQREELDRLTLCWLAKLIQRVREAYDRFEFHVVYHSLHQFCAVELSTLYLDILKDRLYISRPDSSERRSAQSTLYDLLLSLTTLMAPVLSFTAEEIWGYLPKAPRPESVLLSDFPEPPAGFPDAALVEKWELLLKIRSDVNRALEQSRRDRLIGNSLEAQVYIYATPDLFERLRTQQPELLTLTMVSHLEVKPGPGVGLESQELPGLTIFVERARGDKCQRCWFYSPTVGEDARCPELCSRCRRILALSETGGD
- the lspA gene encoding signal peptidase II produces the protein MSSKYFTLGLVLFLGIILDQLTKQWIVQTMPKYDVIPVIPGFFNLVHVYNRGAAFGLLATWSLGLVSYFFVIATLVVLAVVGYLFWRTPLQHRLFLWGYSLLISGAVGNLMDRIRLGEVIDFLDFYVGRYHWPAFNVADSLICLGAGLIFLGICRSEGEINVSHPV